The Pseudomonas moraviensis genome contains the following window.
ATCCGGACAAGAGCCGCAAGCTGATCATCCCCACGACCCAGGACGACGTGCGTCTGCTGATCGTGCGCGCCACCGACGTGCCGACCTATGTCGAGCATGGCGCGGCCGACCTCGGCGTCGCCGGTAAGGACGTGCTGATGGAATACAGCGGCCAGGGCCTGTACGAGCCGCTGGACCTGCAGATCGCGCAGTGCAAGCTGATGACTGCCGGCAAAATCGGCGCGGCCGAGCCCAAGGGCCGTCTGCGCGTGGCGACCAAGTTCGTCAATGTTGCCAAGCGTTACTACGCCGAGCAGGGCCGTCAGGTCGACATCATCAAGCTGTACGGCTCGATGGAACTGGCGCCGCTGATCGGTCTGGCCGACAAGATCATCGACGTGGTCGACACCGGCAACACCCTGCGCGCCAACGGCCTGGAGCCACAGGAACTGATCGCCACGATCAGCTCGCGCCTGGTGGTCAACAAGGCTTCAATGAAAATGCAGCACGCCCGAATCCAGGCGTTGATCGACACCCTGCGCAACGCAGTGGAATCGCGACACCGCGGCTGATCTACCTGCGTGGCCCAAGGCCGCGCCGTCTATCCGCCTCATAGCCAGAATTCTCAGGTGCCCAAGCGGATCGAATGCTAGTTTCGGGCGCCTGAGTTATTTGCCATTCCTATGAGGCTCTCGCTATGACCGCAACCACTGCAATTCGCCGACTCAACGCTGCTGACCCGGATTTCGCGCATCATCTGGATCATCTGCTGAGCTGGGAAAGTGTGTCTGACGACTCGGTCAATCAGCGCGTGCTGGACATCATCAAGGCTGTGCGCGAACGCGGTGACGCGGCGCTGGTCGAGTTCACCCAGAAGTTCGACGGCCTCGAAGTCGCCTCGATGGCCGACCTGATCCTGCCGCGCGAGCGCCTCGAGCTGGCCCTGACCCGCATTACGGTGCCGCAGCGCGAAGCATTGGAAAAAGCCGCTGCCCGGGTGCGCAGCTATCACGAAAAGCAGAAGCAGGATTCCTGGAGCTACACCGAAGCCGACGGCACGGTGCTCGGCCAGAAAGTCACGCCGCTGGATCGTGCCGGCCTGTATGTGCCGGGTGGCAAAGCGTCGTATCCGTCATCGGTGTTGATGAATGCGATTCCGGCCAAGGTTGCCGGCGTGACCGAAGTGGTCATGGTCGTGCCGACCCCGCGCGGTGAGCTCAACGAACTGGTGCTGGCCGCTGCCTGCATCGCCGGTGTTGACCGGGTATTCACCATCGGCGGTGCGCAAGCGGTTGCTGCGCTGGCGTACGGCACTGAAAGCGTGCCGCGTGTCGACAAAGTCGTCGGCCCGGGCAACATCTACGTCGCCACCGCCAAGCGTCACGTGTTTGGCCAGGTCGGCATCGACATGATCGCCGGCCCTTCGGAAATCCTTGTGGTCTGCGATGGCCAGACCGATCCGGACTGGATCGCCATGGACCTGTTCTCTCAGGCCGAGCACGACGAAGACGCGCAAGCGATTCTGGTCAGCCCCGACGCCGAGTTCCTCGACAAGGTCGCCGCGAGCATCGACAAACTGCTGCCGACCATGGACCGCGCAACCATCATCGAGACCTCGATCAATGGCCGTGGCGCGCTGATCCAGGTGAGCGACATGGCCCAGGCCATCGAAGTCGCCAACCGCATCGCGCCGGAACACCTGGAGTTGTCGGTCGCTGATCCGCAAGCCTGGCTGCCGCAGATCCGTCACGCTGGCGCGATCTTCATGGGCCGCCACACCTCCGAAGCGCTGGGCGACTACTGCGCCGGCCCGAACCACGTCTTGCCGACTTCGGGCACTGCGCGTTTCTCCTCGCCGCTGGGTGTCTACGATTTCCAGAAACGTTCTTCGATCATCTTCTGCTCCGAGGCCGGTGCTTCGGAGCTGGGCAAGACTGCATCGGTACTGGCCCGTGGCGAATCGCTGAGCGCCCACGCCCGTAGCGCCGAATACCGCATCAAAGATGAAGACTTTCTGAAAGAGCAGGGGGAATGAGCATGAGTAAATTCTGGAGCCCGTTCGTCAAGGATCTGGTGCCGTACGTACCGGGCGAACAGCCGAAGCTGACCAGACTGGTCAAGCTCAACACCAACGAAAACCCCTACGGCCCGTCGCCAAAAGCATTGGCGGCGATGCAAGCCGAGCTCAACGACAATCTGCGCCTGTACCCGGACCCGAACAGTGATCTGCTGAAAAACGCCGTGGCCGAATACTACGGCGTGCAAACCAGTCAGGTGTTCCTCGGCAACGGTTCGGACGAAGTGCTCGCGCACATTTTCCACGGTCTGCTGCAACACGATCAGCCGCTGCTCTTCCCGGATATCAGCTACAGCTTCTATCCGGTCTATTGTGGGCTCTATGGAATTGAGTTCGACGCGGTGCCGCTGGATGCGCAATTCCAGATCAACCCGGCGGACTACGCCAAGCCGAACGGCGGGATCATTTTCCCCAACCCGAACGCCCCGACCGGCTGCCTGCTGGCGCTGGACGCCGTCGAGCAAATCCTCAAGGCCAGCCCGGATTCGGTGGTCGTGGTGGATGAGGCCTACATCGACTTCGGCGGCGAAACCGCGATCAGTCTGGTGGACCGCTATCCGAACCTGCTGGTGACACAGACATTGTCCAAGTCCCGCTCGCTGGCCGGTCTGCGTGTCGGTCTGGCGGTAGGGCATCCGGATCTGATCGAGGCGCTGGAGCGGATCAAGAACAGCTTCAACTCCTATCCGCTGGATCGTCTGGCGATTGTAGGTGCGGCGGCGGCGTTTGAAGATCGCGAATATTTCGACGAGACCTGTCGTCAGGTGATCGAGAGTCGCGATTGGGTCGTTGCGCAATTGCAGGCCAAGGGCTTTGAAGTCCTGCCGTCGGCGGCCAACTTCATCTTCGCCCGGCACCCGCAGCATGATGCGGCGGGGCTGGCTGCGAAACTGCGCGAGCAGGGCGTGATCGTGCGGCACTTCAAACAGGAGCGGATTGCGCAGTTCCTGCGGATTTCGATTGGCACGCCGGAGCAGAATCAGGCACTCATCGATGGACTGGGCAACCTCTAAAAGCAAAAAGCCCCTCACCCTAACCCTCTCCCAAAAGGAGAGGGGACTGATCGGGGGATATTGCTGAGGTACGCCGACCTGAATTTGCTTTACCGAATCCATAATCGACTCGCTCTTTCAGGTCGATGTATCCCGCAAGATAACTCGGTCGGCTCCCTCTCCCCCGGGAGAGGGCTGGGGTGAGGGGAGCTTTTTATTCGTGATGCGGCTCGCCAAGGAACGTCAGTGAACTGAACAGCCCTCGACTATCCACATCCACACTGTCCTTCACCGGCACTTCAACCTGCGCCGCAATCACATTCAATCCCTCATTCCTCACCAGCACCTGCGCACGCCCATCCGTGTCGGTCTCGGTGCTCAGCGTATTCGGCGCGCTGCGATAGTCGCCGTACAACTTCACCCCCGCCGCCGGTTTGCCATCGAGCAACACCCGCACCGGCAACGATTTGCCCGGCCCTACCGTCAGCGGATCGACCTCCGGCAGGATCAGCAGTTTGATTTGATCCAGCTTCGGCAACTTTGCCCCCGGTTGATAAATCGCCAGGCTGTACTTGAACGTTTGTGTGGCCTCGGTGGCGCCGGGCACTTTGCTGCGTCCTTCGTTGATCCACTTCTTGTCCGCCGTCTGTGACCACATGCCATTGTTCAGCGCTACGGCCATCACTGCCGGCGGCTTCAACGGTTTCAGCCGTGCATGATCAGCCAGGCGCTCGACGCTGACCGGGATCATCTTGCCGCCCGCGTCATAAGCCCAGGCACCGCTGATTTTCTGCGCCTTGAAGGCGTTGTCTTCGGCGCCGTGGCCGTAGATCACTTCGATATTGCCGCGCCGTTCCTCTGTCCACAGGCCGTGGGCCGAAACCTGGCCTGCGAACAACGCAGCGATGAGCAGAAGGGGTTTGCCGTAGTGCATGGTGACGTCCTTTTACAGGTTGAGTGTCAGGCTGACGGTGAAATTGCGCGGTTCGCCGGGGTTGACCCAGTAGTTGCTGTAGGAGCGCTCGTAGTATTTCTCGTCGAAGATGTTGTTCAGGTTCAGGCCGACCGTGACGTTCTCGCTGGCCTTGTAGTGCGCGAGCAGGTCGACGGTTTGGTAGGCCGGCAATTCGAAGTCGCTGCCTGACTCGCCCGAGCGATCGCCGACGTAAGTGAACGCTGCGCCGACGTCTGAACCGCGCAGACGGCCATCCTGAAATTCATACACACCCAGCAGACTGCCGCTGCGCTTGGCCACGCCGAGGATGCGGCTGCCGGCGGGAATGGTCGCGTCACCCTTGGTCACCTCGGCGTCGATGTAGGCGAAGGCGCCGATGACCCGCACCGCGTCGGTCACCTGGCCGCTCAATTGCCAATCGAAACCCCGGCTTCGCGCCTTGCCCATGGCGCGGCTGGTGTCGGTGCCCGGATCGAGGGCGAGGACGTTTTCCTTGTCGATGTGAAAGAAGGCGAGGGTGCTGCTCACGCGCTCATCGAACAATTCGTTCTTGATCCCCACTTCGTAACCGACGCCTTCTTCCGGATCGAAGGATTTGCCCGAAGCATCCAGCCCGTTGTTCGGTTTGAACGAGGTCGAGGCGTTGGCGAACAGGCCAGTGTTCGGCGTGAGTTGATAGAGCAGGCCGGCGCGTTGGGTCAGCGCGTCGTGGCGCTGCTGGCTCTTGGCGTTACGGCTGTGGTCGTCGATGCGCTGATCGAAGTGTTCGAAGCGCGCGCCGAGCATGCCGCGCAGCTTGTCGGAGAAGATGATCTGGTCCTGCAGGTTCAACGCATGGCTTTCGACGTGTTCGAAGAAGTCAGTGCCCGAGCGCGCACCGTTGGGTTTTGGCTGGCCGTAGACCGGCTTATAGATGTCGATGGCGTAGGGGCCGCCGGCGACGGTGGTGACGCGTTCGTCCTTGCGGTAATTCTCGTACTCGGTGCCCACCAGCAATTCATGCTGCCACGGGCCGAGGTCGAACAGACCGCGCAGT
Protein-coding sequences here:
- the hisG gene encoding ATP phosphoribosyltransferase; the protein is MLTIALSKGRILDDTLPLLAEAGIVPTENPDKSRKLIIPTTQDDVRLLIVRATDVPTYVEHGAADLGVAGKDVLMEYSGQGLYEPLDLQIAQCKLMTAGKIGAAEPKGRLRVATKFVNVAKRYYAEQGRQVDIIKLYGSMELAPLIGLADKIIDVVDTGNTLRANGLEPQELIATISSRLVVNKASMKMQHARIQALIDTLRNAVESRHRG
- the hisD gene encoding histidinol dehydrogenase; the encoded protein is MTATTAIRRLNAADPDFAHHLDHLLSWESVSDDSVNQRVLDIIKAVRERGDAALVEFTQKFDGLEVASMADLILPRERLELALTRITVPQREALEKAAARVRSYHEKQKQDSWSYTEADGTVLGQKVTPLDRAGLYVPGGKASYPSSVLMNAIPAKVAGVTEVVMVVPTPRGELNELVLAAACIAGVDRVFTIGGAQAVAALAYGTESVPRVDKVVGPGNIYVATAKRHVFGQVGIDMIAGPSEILVVCDGQTDPDWIAMDLFSQAEHDEDAQAILVSPDAEFLDKVAASIDKLLPTMDRATIIETSINGRGALIQVSDMAQAIEVANRIAPEHLELSVADPQAWLPQIRHAGAIFMGRHTSEALGDYCAGPNHVLPTSGTARFSSPLGVYDFQKRSSIIFCSEAGASELGKTASVLARGESLSAHARSAEYRIKDEDFLKEQGE
- the hisC gene encoding histidinol-phosphate transaminase → MSKFWSPFVKDLVPYVPGEQPKLTRLVKLNTNENPYGPSPKALAAMQAELNDNLRLYPDPNSDLLKNAVAEYYGVQTSQVFLGNGSDEVLAHIFHGLLQHDQPLLFPDISYSFYPVYCGLYGIEFDAVPLDAQFQINPADYAKPNGGIIFPNPNAPTGCLLALDAVEQILKASPDSVVVVDEAYIDFGGETAISLVDRYPNLLVTQTLSKSRSLAGLRVGLAVGHPDLIEALERIKNSFNSYPLDRLAIVGAAAAFEDREYFDETCRQVIESRDWVVAQLQAKGFEVLPSAANFIFARHPQHDAAGLAAKLREQGVIVRHFKQERIAQFLRISIGTPEQNQALIDGLGNL
- a CDS encoding DUF4198 domain-containing protein, which gives rise to MHYGKPLLLIAALFAGQVSAHGLWTEERRGNIEVIYGHGAEDNAFKAQKISGAWAYDAGGKMIPVSVERLADHARLKPLKPPAVMAVALNNGMWSQTADKKWINEGRSKVPGATEATQTFKYSLAIYQPGAKLPKLDQIKLLILPEVDPLTVGPGKSLPVRVLLDGKPAAGVKLYGDYRSAPNTLSTETDTDGRAQVLVRNEGLNVIAAQVEVPVKDSVDVDSRGLFSSLTFLGEPHHE